A genomic window from Desulfovibrio porci includes:
- the atpE gene encoding ATP synthase F0 subunit C: MRKFLMIALNTVALLGLASMAFAANQLDSAALGYTCLAAALGIGIAAFGCGIGMGLGLKGACEGVARNPDVSGKITGTMILAFAFIESLAIYALVISFILLYANPYA, translated from the coding sequence ATGCGTAAATTTCTGATGATCGCCCTGAACACCGTGGCGCTGCTGGGCTTGGCCAGCATGGCTTTTGCCGCCAATCAGCTTGACTCTGCCGCTCTGGGCTATACCTGCCTGGCCGCCGCTCTGGGCATCGGCATCGCCGCTTTCGGCTGCGGCATCGGCATGGGCCTGGGCCTCAAGGGCGCCTGCGAAGGCGTCGCCCGTAACCCTGACGTCAGCGGCAAGATCACCGGCACCATGATTCTGGCCTTCGCCTTCATCGAATCTCTGGCCATTTACGCCCTGGTCATCAGCTTCATCCTGCTCTACGCCAATC